In Halanaerobiales bacterium, the genomic window TGATTTTTGACTTTTTCATCAAATGTTAGTTGACCAAATTTTTTACCATATATTAAATCATTTAGAGAATGTGATTTAGTTGCTTTTAGTAAAGCCTTTTCATAAAAACCATAATTATCATTATCAGCCCAAATTAAACTATTTGAATTGACCTTTAAACCTCTAGGACCTTCTATATATAAAAATAAATTATTTTTAGCCCTTGTTAAAGCAACATATAGATTATTAATTTCTTCCATAAGGGATTTTTGCTCTTCTTTTTCTGCAAAATCAAAGTTTAGATATTCAAAGTATTTTTTATAATTACTATTTGTTAATAAATAATCTTTAATTTTCTCATATTTATCATCAAAATCAACATAAAGATTTAAGTTACCAGCATTACCTCCTCTGTTACCTCCAGGAGACCAGTAATAAAAAACAGTATCAAATGAAAGCCCTTTCGCTTTGTGAATAGTCATTAGTTTTACTGAATTATTTTCTTTTACTTCAACCTGATTTAAAGTATCACTATCTTTATTCTCCTCAATAAAATCAATAAATTCTTCCAAAGAGCTATATTTATTCATTAAAGAATAGAATTTATATATATTTTTAGAAATATCATTATTATCTTTATAAATTTCCACAAAATCTAAAATTTCAAATATTTTTTTTGATAATAAACTATAACTCATATCTTTTAAATTTATAACTTTTTCAATAATTTTTTCCAGATAAGTAAAATTTAAACTTTTTTTATTTTTTCTATCAACTTTTAAATAATCAGCTAATTCTGGATCAAAATCAAATTCTTTTTCTTTTTTTTCTAAATATTCTTCAATTAAATTTTTATTTTGCAAAATCATCTTCATTTCATGACTATTAATACCAATAATATCACTTCTTAAAAATCTTATTAAATTAAAATAGTCACCATAATTAAGATAAAGAAGAAGATAATAAAGTCCTTTTAAAGCTCTATGTTCTATTATACTATTTTTATTTTCATAAATATATGAGATATTCTTTTTATCAAGTTCATAGGCAATTTCATTTAAATCCTTAGAAGTTCTTGCTAATATTCCTATTTCCTGCCCATCGTTTAATTTTTTGCTTATTTTTTCGGAAATTTTTTCTTTAAGATTTGATTTTATATTTTTATTCATTTCTTTGTACTTCATTTGTTTTTCTTCACTCATTCTTTCAAAAGTTTTAGTATTAGTATTCTTTTTACATTTATCTCCCCCGAGTAAAACTTCAACATAACCTGAATTTTTTTCTTTTAAATAATCAACTCTATTATATTCCCAATCTTTTTCTATATTTAGAAAAAATTCATTAACAAAGTTTAAAACCTCTTTATGGCTTCTGTAACATATATTTAAAGATTCTGTCTTTCCCCCAATAATCTCTTCAAGATTGGCAAAGAGTTCCTTCTCTCCACCCCTCCAGCCATAAATAGACTGTTTTTCATCACCAACTGTAATTAAATTTTTAGTATCTTGAATAAGTGGTAACAAAATTTTCCACTGGAGAACACTGGTATCCTGAAATTCATCGATAAATAAATTTTTCACTTCATTACCTAAGAGTTCATAAAAATAACTACTTACCTTATCTACTGATAAATCACTTTCATCTTTAATTAGAGATAAATCACTATTTTTAAAATATTTATAACTATAATTACTAATATCAGTATGGGTAAATTTCTTTTCTTTAAACTTAATTTCATCATAAATTTCAAAAATCCTTTGATAAAAATCAAATATATCTCTTTCATAAGGTATTATCTCTTTATTAAATATATAAGCTGCTAAATTATTTTTAAATATCTCATAATTTTTATTCATCATAAATCTGCTTTCTTTTACAGCTTTCCCTTTGACTTTATTCCCATGCCAGAAAGATTTGTTTAAAAATAAATCTTTATTTTTTATTATTTTAGTTAATTTATTTTCTTTATCTTTAGTATTTATATAATCCGGTATAAAATCTTTATAGTCTTTAATTAATAATTCATTTAAATCTCTTTCTTTTTCTTCTGCAATTTTTCTTAAATAATGTATTGTTTCATCCAATAGCCTTACTGGACTTTTATATTCCATTTTGTCTCTTTTTTCATTGTCTAATAAAATCAATTTCCATCTTTCATTAATTATATTTTTTATAAGCGAAAGATATTTATCTATTTTTCTATCAACAGTAGCATTTAAAAATCTTTCCATTTGATTATAATCATCTTTATTATCAATTATTCTTTTAAAAACCATTTCAATGATTTCATCATTTTCATTATCTTCAATGATCTCATAATTATAAATTCCTAAATAAGGAGCTACTGCTTTTTTAAAAATTTGGTTTATAAAACTATCTATAGTATATATATTTATTTGGTCTTTATTTATAATCATCCTTTTATATATGTTATTTAATTCTTCTATATTTAATTCGATATCAGGATATATATTTTTTAGATTTTTATAAACTTCACTTTTTCTTTTTTCTTTTATAAGTGATTCTAAATGTTCAAAAATTCTTTCTTTAATTTCTGCTGTAGCTTTTCTGGTAAAAGTCATGACAACAATTTCTTCAAAATTTTCACCTCTTAAAAGAGAATATACATATTCTAATGATAATCTATAAGTTTTTCCAGTTCCTGCACTGGCTTTAAGAGTCTTTATCATTTTAACACCACCCGACAAATATCATAATAAGGACAATTATTACATCTTGATTTATATATTCGACTATAATTTTTCTCTTCCATAAATTTTTCTAACTCTTCTTTAATATCTGCTTTAAATTTATTTTTATTTTTGAAACTATTATTGAATTTTTCTTCCATTACATTATAAATCATCTTTTTTATCTCTTTTGTTATATTTTCAGGAAAAAGCATCAATTCATAAAAATCAAGCTGTTCAGTTTCACTTCCACCTGTTTTGAAATCGATTATTATATTATTAGATTCATTTTTTACTAAAAGATCAACTCTACCATTTAAATAAAATTTACTAAATTCATTCTCATAAATAATATTCAATTCATTTACTAAATCCGATTTTTTTATCCATTCTCTATTCCCCAATTCAACAAAAATATCTTCAATTTTATTATTAGTCATTTTTTTAATTTCTTTTAAGAAAAAATGAGCTGATTCTTTAACTTTTTCAAACAAAACATTATTATAATATTTTTCAAAATAATTATTTATCTTTAAATCATATTTGTCCAAAATTTCTTCTGTAATATTATCTATATTTTTATTATATAATTCAAAATTATTCTTAAAATTTTTATTGATTTTTGCAAAGATTTCATGAACCAGACTACCAAAAATCATAACATTTAGTTGTTTTTCAACAGTAAAATCAGTTTTTTCTAAGCCAATTATATGTTCTAAAAAATACCTGTATTGACAGTCCTTAATTCTTTTTAAACGATAATAACTAAGAGAGGATAACTCTGAAAAATCAGTTTTTTCCATAGGTAAATTTTCATCTTTAAAATCTGCTGGAATATTCCTTTCTGCAAATTGATACAGACTTTCAGAATTATTTTTAAAAATTTGACCAATAATTTTACTAAAATTTTCATTATTAAACTCTGTTTCTTTTATTTCCAAATTATATTTCATAGCCAATTCTTCCATATAGGCACTTTCAGATATATTTTCTTCTAAATTATTTATACTAAAAACATAAGCTCTTTTACTACTAAATATATGTCTCATAAAATAGTATTTTTCTAAGATATTTTTATATTCAAATATATTTAATCCTAAATTTTCTTTTTGTTTTTCTGTAAGTATAAAATCATTTTCTTTTTGGCCTAAATTATCTGATGAAGCATTAAGAATAGATAAGTTTTCTCTACTTAATTCTGGTGCTGTTTCAAAAGAACTTATTTTGAATAATGTTTTATTTTTTTTATCAAATTCCTTCACTTCTTTATATCTAAGATAATTTAAGAAAAATTTAAAAAATCCTTTTCCCAAATTATTAAAATAATTTTTCCAGTTATCAATAATATTCATTCTTGAAAGAGCTTTTATTTCATGAATTGCAGAATAAAATACTTCATAATTGTTTTTAATAAATTCATCATTTAATTTTTTTAAATTTATATTATCCAAAAAACAAATAAACTCATCAAATGAGCTTATATTTTCCATATTTTTAATATCATCAAATATTTTTATACCTGAAACTAAACCTTCTTTTTTAAGCAAATTTTCAGTTAAATACACATAATTATTATTCTTTAAAAAAATTAATTTATCTTTGTCTGATTTAGATATTTCATAATAGTTACTAAAAAATTCACTATTAATAGCTTTTAATACTTCCCCTACTTCCAGATGTAAACTACCTTTATTTCTATCAGCTGTATTTAATAAATTTCTTAAATATTCTAAATATCGATAAATTTTTGTTTCTGTAAAAGATCTATTTTTATCAACTTCAATTAATTTTTTATTTAGATATTTATTATAATTTTTAGAGTCAAAATCACAATCAAAAATATCAATCTTTTCTTTATAATTATCTTTATTAAATTTTAAAATAGTATTTATTAATTGTAATAACTCTTCTTTAACACTAAAAAGTTTAAGATCTGTTTTAATCTTTTCTGGAAGGGTTACATTCTTTAATTGTAATTCTTTTTCAGAAAAATCATCTTTATTTACCTGTAAATTTAATTCCACCGAATATTTCTTATCTTCCAGAAAATTAATTAATTCTTTTTCTTTAGTAGTAAAATTAAACTTATTAATAAAAACAATATTTGAATAATCACTTATAAAAAAATCAGTAAAATTTTCTTTGTTAAATACAGTATTTTGATCAACAAATCCTTTTTCCTCCATATAATTATTATACCTATCTCTTATATCAAAAAAAATATCAATTTTTTCTATTTGCCATTTTTTTAAATCAACATTTTTATTTATAAGTTTTCTTAAATCAGATAAAT contains:
- a CDS encoding UvrD-helicase domain-containing protein, whose protein sequence is MIKTLKASAGTGKTYRLSLEYVYSLLRGENFEEIVVMTFTRKATAEIKERIFEHLESLIKEKRKSEVYKNLKNIYPDIELNIEELNNIYKRMIINKDQINIYTIDSFINQIFKKAVAPYLGIYNYEIIEDNENDEIIEMVFKRIIDNKDDYNQMERFLNATVDRKIDKYLSLIKNIINERWKLILLDNEKRDKMEYKSPVRLLDETIHYLRKIAEEKERDLNELLIKDYKDFIPDYINTKDKENKLTKIIKNKDLFLNKSFWHGNKVKGKAVKESRFMMNKNYEIFKNNLAAYIFNKEIIPYERDIFDFYQRIFEIYDEIKFKEKKFTHTDISNYSYKYFKNSDLSLIKDESDLSVDKVSSYFYELLGNEVKNLFIDEFQDTSVLQWKILLPLIQDTKNLITVGDEKQSIYGWRGGEKELFANLEEIIGGKTESLNICYRSHKEVLNFVNEFFLNIEKDWEYNRVDYLKEKNSGYVEVLLGGDKCKKNTNTKTFERMSEEKQMKYKEMNKNIKSNLKEKISEKISKKLNDGQEIGILARTSKDLNEIAYELDKKNISYIYENKNSIIEHRALKGLYYLLLYLNYGDYFNLIRFLRSDIIGINSHEMKMILQNKNLIEEYLEKKEKEFDFDPELADYLKVDRKNKKSLNFTYLEKIIEKVINLKDMSYSLLSKKIFEILDFVEIYKDNNDISKNIYKFYSLMNKYSSLEEFIDFIEENKDSDTLNQVEVKENNSVKLMTIHKAKGLSFDTVFYYWSPGGNRGGNAGNLNLYVDFDDKYEKIKDYLLTNSNYKKYFEYLNFDFAEKEEQKSLMEEINNLYVALTRAKNNLFLYIEGPRGLKVNSNSLIWADNDNYGFYEKALLKATKSHSLNDLIYGKKFGQLTFDEKVKN
- a CDS encoding PD-(D/E)XK nuclease family protein gives rise to the protein MKINYYDYSCPFLEKITDKEKASIYVFSNFESKLKSEKKQNNNFLEKSNMFFSIKEFKNKVATTQKIIIREEKLTSIFYKLLTDREKKVLQVNNYFDVIEISSKFYNFFSEIKSYHPDKNLSDLRKLINKNVDLKKWQIEKIDIFFDIRDRYNNYMEEKGFVDQNTVFNKENFTDFFISDYSNIVFINKFNFTTKEKELINFLEDKKYSVELNLQVNKDDFSEKELQLKNVTLPEKIKTDLKLFSVKEELLQLINTILKFNKDNYKEKIDIFDCDFDSKNYNKYLNKKLIEVDKNRSFTETKIYRYLEYLRNLLNTADRNKGSLHLEVGEVLKAINSEFFSNYYEISKSDKDKLIFLKNNNYVYLTENLLKKEGLVSGIKIFDDIKNMENISSFDEFICFLDNINLKKLNDEFIKNNYEVFYSAIHEIKALSRMNIIDNWKNYFNNLGKGFFKFFLNYLRYKEVKEFDKKNKTLFKISSFETAPELSRENLSILNASSDNLGQKENDFILTEKQKENLGLNIFEYKNILEKYYFMRHIFSSKRAYVFSINNLEENISESAYMEELAMKYNLEIKETEFNNENFSKIIGQIFKNNSESLYQFAERNIPADFKDENLPMEKTDFSELSSLSYYRLKRIKDCQYRYFLEHIIGLEKTDFTVEKQLNVMIFGSLVHEIFAKINKNFKNNFELYNKNIDNITEEILDKYDLKINNYFEKYYNNVLFEKVKESAHFFLKEIKKMTNNKIEDIFVELGNREWIKKSDLVNELNIIYENEFSKFYLNGRVDLLVKNESNNIIIDFKTGGSETEQLDFYELMLFPENITKEIKKMIYNVMEEKFNNSFKNKNKFKADIKEELEKFMEEKNYSRIYKSRCNNCPYYDICRVVLK